The Salvelinus namaycush isolate Seneca chromosome 16, SaNama_1.0, whole genome shotgun sequence genome has a segment encoding these proteins:
- the LOC120061160 gene encoding wiskott-Aldrich syndrome protein homolog → MSLGSKCKGVQGYSPSSLLSPQENERLEDLLGRRCASLATAVVQLYMALPHSPTCWSLQHTGVACFTKDNHRRSYFIRFFDVKKGQLTWEQELYNQMVYHSPRPFFHAFAADDCQVGLNFVNEQESETFLRTVEDKINQRNCQVSEKKQRPLPSTGSGSPASPSVATIDIQNPDIQASRYRSVTPVPAPAFVSKGKKDKKKDKKKGSKLSKADIGAPSGFTHVSHVGWDPNNLDPDLKKLLSCAGISEAELKDEETSQLIQQVIENSGGMEAVKKAMHTDPGLPHPPPGRQGSLPPVPGSCSSSPAPPPPRGGRSGPLPPPPGQAGRGPPPSHPPPSRGALPPPPPSSGRGGLPPPPPSVSYTSPPPPPGHQRSMPVPPPPPPPPPPAQSSGDFTPPPHRCKGPPPPAPASTGECEGGGRGALLDQIRLGRKLKNVTDSPESPPPTETDSEGIVGALMMVMQKRSKVIHSSDEGEEEGGYDDEDDDEWDD, encoded by the exons TCCCTGGCCACGGCTGTGGTGCAACTGTATATGGCCCTGCCACATAGTCCCACCTGCTGGAGCCTGCAGCACACTGGGGTGGCCTGCTTCACCAAGGACAACCATCGTCGCTCCTACTTCATACGCTTCTTCGATGTCAAG AAAGGACAGCTGACCTGGGAGCAGGAGCTCTATAACCAAATGGTCTACCACAGCCCCCGACCCTTCTTCCACGCATTTGCTGCAGAT GACTGCCAAGTGGGGCTGAACTTTGTGAATGAACAAGAGTCTGAAACATTCCTACGTACAGTGGAAGACAAGATAAACCAGAGAAACTGTCAAG TCTCAGAGAAGAAGCAGCGCCCCCTGCCTTCCACTG GATCTGGGAGTCCCGCTTCTCCCTCTGTGGCCACCATAGACATTCAGAACCCAGACATCCAGGCTTCACGCTACCGCTCCGTCACACCTGTGCCTGCTCCTGCCTTTGTCAGTAAGGGAAAAAAGGACAAGAAGAAGGACAAGAAGAAGGGCAGTAAACTCTCCAAAGCAGACATTGGAGCACCCAGTGGGTTTAC acACGTGAGTCATGTGGGCTGGGACCCCAACAACCTGGACCCTGACCTGAAGAAGCTGCTGTCCTGTGCCGGGATCAGTGAGGCTGAGCTGAAGGATGAGGAGACCTCCCAACTCATCCAACAAGTTATCGAGAACTCAGGCGGCATGGAAGCAGTCAAAAAGGCCATGCACACTG ATCCTGGGCTTCCTCACCCTCCGCCTGGTAGACAGGGTTCTCTACCTCCCGTACCAGGCAGctgttcctcctctcctgccCCCCCTCCTCCACGGGGGGGTCGCTCCGGCCCCCTGCCCCCTCCCCCAGGACAGGCAGGGCGAGGCCCACCCCCCTCCCATCCCCCTCCATCACGTGGAGCCCTGCCACCTCCACCCCCCTCAAGCGGCCGAGGCGGACTcccaccccctccaccctctgtgTCCTAtacttctcctccccctccccctggcCACCAGCGCTCCATGCctgtccctcctccacctcctcccccgcCTCCCCCAGCCCAGAGCTCTGGAGACTTTACTCCTCCTCCACACCGCTGTAAAGGTCCCCCACCACCTGCTCCTGCATCTACAGGAGAATGTgaaggaggtggaagaggagctCTGCTGGACCAGATCCGCCTGGGGAGGAAGCTCAAAAAC GTCACAGACAGTCCTGAGTCACCTCCGCCTACCGAGACAGACTCAGAGGGCATCGTAGGAGCTCTGATGATGGTCATGCAGAAGAGGAGTAAAGTCATCCACTCCTCTG ATGaaggtgaagaagaaggaggttatgatgatgaagatgacgaTGAGTGGGACGACTGA